A single genomic interval of Rhizobium leguminosarum bv. trifolii WSM1325 harbors:
- a CDS encoding Indigoidine synthase A family protein (PFAM: Indigoidine synthase A family protein~KEGG: ret:RHE_CH02325 hypothetical protein), which yields MTKPISPLLPIAYSKEVASAKQRGAPLVALESTIITHGMPYPGNIEMARSVEAIIREQGAVPATIAVIHGTLHIGLEAAELEQLAKATEVMKVSRADLAFAIAERRTGATTVAATMIAAARAGIRVFATGGIGGVHRGAEESFDISADLEELARTGVIVVCAGAKAILDIPKTLEVLETRGVPVVTYESEEFPAFWSRSSGIRSPLSLNSPAAIANFQTVREQLGVDGGMLVANPVPEADEIAREEMEIYIERALDSAERDEVTGKAVTPYLLSTIFDLTDGQSLKTNIALVENNARLAAEIAVALGE from the coding sequence ATGACCAAGCCCATCTCCCCTCTTCTGCCGATCGCCTATTCGAAGGAAGTCGCCAGCGCCAAGCAGCGCGGCGCGCCGCTGGTGGCGCTGGAATCCACGATCATCACCCACGGCATGCCTTATCCCGGCAATATCGAGATGGCCCGCAGCGTCGAGGCGATCATCCGCGAACAGGGTGCGGTGCCGGCAACGATCGCCGTCATTCACGGCACGCTGCATATCGGCCTTGAAGCCGCGGAGCTGGAACAGTTGGCCAAGGCCACTGAAGTCATGAAGGTGTCGCGCGCCGATCTCGCCTTCGCCATCGCCGAGCGCCGCACCGGCGCCACCACGGTTGCGGCGACGATGATCGCGGCGGCGCGCGCCGGCATCCGCGTCTTTGCCACAGGCGGCATCGGCGGTGTGCATCGCGGCGCCGAGGAAAGCTTCGATATATCAGCCGATCTCGAGGAACTCGCGCGCACCGGCGTCATCGTCGTCTGCGCCGGCGCCAAGGCGATCCTCGACATTCCGAAGACGCTGGAAGTGCTGGAAACCCGCGGCGTGCCTGTCGTCACTTATGAGAGCGAGGAATTCCCCGCCTTCTGGTCGCGCTCCTCGGGCATCCGCAGCCCGCTGTCGCTGAACAGCCCGGCCGCCATCGCCAACTTCCAGACGGTGCGCGAACAACTCGGCGTCGACGGCGGCATGCTCGTCGCCAACCCCGTGCCTGAGGCCGACGAAATCGCGCGCGAGGAAATGGAAATCTATATCGAGCGGGCGCTCGACAGCGCCGAGCGCGACGAAGTCACCGGCAAGGCGGTCACACCCTATCTTCTGTCGACCATCTTCGACCTGACGGATGGCCAAAGCCTCAAGACCAATATCGCGCTCGTTGAAAACAATGCGCGGCTTGCCGCTGAGATTGCGGTGGCGCTGGGTGAATGA
- a CDS encoding Integrase catalytic region (PFAM: Integrase catalytic region~KEGG: hne:HNE_3190 ISHne2, transposase) yields the protein MVWRETGIMDERLRFVGECLAGEETMTALCAAYGISRKTGYKWLERYRALGPAGLIDLPRAPLEHGRATAAELVARIVAEKEANPQWGPKKVLARLKRSAPQLCWPAASTIGEILKRHGLVGRRRHRWRAAGCGPFAPANGPNAVWSADYKGWFRTRDGRRCEPLTVMDTASRFLLALEACATPAEVEAWPVFERLFAEHGLPERFRSDNGSPFAAIGVTGLTTLAVRFIKLGIGLERIQPGKPQQNGRHERFHLTMLPLAMAPEVDHAAQQAVFDAFRQNYNAERPHEALAMDVPADHYRPSLRRLPDRLPEPDYPAEAAVRRVRSNGEIKWNGDLVYVAAALAGEVVAIEESEAGIWTLRFHAHPLGIIDKKTKRLVRPSALQPRPAGAGADTGLQGGEL from the coding sequence ATGGTTTGGAGAGAGACTGGCATCATGGACGAGCGGCTGCGCTTTGTTGGGGAATGTCTTGCGGGCGAGGAGACGATGACGGCGCTGTGTGCGGCCTACGGGATATCGCGCAAGACGGGCTACAAATGGTTGGAGCGGTATCGGGCGCTCGGCCCTGCGGGGCTTATCGACCTGCCGCGGGCGCCGCTTGAGCACGGGCGGGCAACGGCGGCGGAGCTGGTGGCGCGGATCGTGGCGGAGAAGGAGGCGAATCCGCAGTGGGGGCCGAAGAAGGTGCTGGCGCGGCTGAAGCGGTCGGCGCCGCAGCTTTGCTGGCCGGCGGCCTCGACGATAGGCGAGATCCTGAAGCGACACGGGCTGGTCGGGCGCCGGCGGCATCGCTGGCGGGCGGCTGGTTGCGGCCCGTTCGCGCCGGCCAACGGGCCCAATGCGGTGTGGAGCGCCGATTACAAGGGCTGGTTCAGGACCCGCGATGGGCGGCGCTGCGAGCCACTGACGGTGATGGATACGGCGAGCCGCTTTCTGCTGGCGCTGGAAGCCTGCGCGACGCCGGCCGAGGTAGAGGCCTGGCCGGTGTTCGAGCGGCTGTTTGCCGAGCACGGACTGCCGGAGCGCTTTCGCAGCGACAACGGTTCGCCCTTCGCGGCGATCGGCGTCACCGGGCTGACGACGCTTGCTGTACGGTTCATCAAGCTCGGCATCGGCCTGGAGCGCATCCAGCCGGGCAAACCGCAGCAGAACGGCCGCCACGAACGCTTCCATCTGACGATGCTGCCGCTGGCCATGGCGCCGGAGGTCGACCATGCCGCGCAGCAGGCGGTCTTTGACGCATTTCGCCAGAATTACAACGCCGAGCGTCCACACGAGGCGCTCGCTATGGACGTGCCTGCTGATCATTACCGACCGTCACTGCGGCGCCTGCCCGACCGCCTGCCTGAACCGGACTATCCGGCCGAGGCGGCGGTGCGCCGGGTGCGCTCCAATGGCGAGATCAAATGGAACGGTGACCTCGTCTATGTCGCAGCAGCGCTGGCCGGCGAGGTCGTGGCGATCGAGGAGAGTGAAGCGGGCATCTGGACGCTACGCTTCCATGCCCATCCGCTCGGCATCATCGACAAGAAGACCAAGCGGCTTGTCCGCCCCAGCGCCCTGCAACCCCGACCAGCCGGCGCAGGGGCGGACACTGGTCTACAAGGGGGAGAACTGTAA
- a CDS encoding PAS/PAC sensor hybrid histidine kinase (KEGG: rec:RHECIAT_CH0002423 probable two-component sensor histidine kinase/response regulator hybrid protein~TIGRFAM: PAS sensor protein~PFAM: ATP-binding region ATPase domain protein; response regulator receiver; PAS fold domain protein; PAS fold-4 domain protein; histidine kinase A domain protein~SMART: ATP-binding region ATPase domain protein; response regulator receiver; PAS domain containing protein): MTKPRQADDYNAPLVDRGGRSGTVLRILLLALVLIAAAGAFVFFKKSLDNEVVLGGLGVLAMVGIFFLVSSVIGFIEVMPQRQSDSLARAFLNSHPDGTLITDEKGRIIYANAAYGALTGARKATEVQTLETLLSRHRESNEALYRLVNGLREGKEGREEFRLLRAVGPGSNSSGAHWYRLKARLLQPEENGGQPLQIWQITDITTERDDQERFFKELQNAIDYLDHAPAGFFSAGRKGEIFYLNATLAEWLGLDLTKFVPGSMTIGDVVAGEGLALIQSVQAEPGLKKTVTLDLDLRKSNGQSLPVQIVHSVTSMRDGAPGESRTIVLAREKGDAGGQSASAAAMRFTRFFNNTPMAIASVDGNGRILRTNAPFLKMFSGVVSRDDLEKAPHLETIVQESDRPQLAAALAAAKDRQGDIAPLDTRTPTDEARYFRFYVNAVIDQSDEAPEEAAIVYAVEVTEQKALEAQMAQTQKMNAVGTLAGGIAHDFNNVLTAILLSSDHLLLQARPADASFADLIEIKRNANRAAVLVRQLLAFSRKQTMRPSVLNLTDVVGDLRMLVDRLLSGTNVKLDVQYGRDLWPVKTDLSQFEQVLINLCVNARDAMPEGGTLTLRTRNLTAAEVSAFNYSYMPAEDMVLVEVADNGTGIAPEIMDKIFEPFFTTKDVGKGTGLGLAMVYGIVKQSGGYIQPESEVGKGTTFRVFLPRHIPEPAVAAEAGSIDGAIAGAEVVPLPVSPQQPEDLTGSAVILLVEDEEAVRRGGKRMLETRGYTVHEAGSGVEALAILEELDGKVDIVVSDVVMPEMDGPTLLRELRKTYPDMKFIFVSGYAEDAFARNLPPEAKFGFLPKPFSLKQLAVVVKETLDG; encoded by the coding sequence ATGACGAAACCGCGTCAGGCCGACGACTATAACGCACCGCTTGTGGATCGTGGGGGGCGTTCTGGCACGGTCTTGCGCATTCTTCTGCTGGCGCTCGTGCTGATTGCGGCTGCCGGCGCCTTCGTCTTCTTCAAAAAATCGCTCGACAACGAGGTCGTGCTTGGCGGCCTCGGCGTGCTCGCCATGGTCGGCATCTTCTTCCTGGTGTCCTCGGTCATCGGCTTCATCGAGGTGATGCCGCAGCGCCAGTCCGACAGCCTGGCGCGCGCCTTCCTCAACAGCCATCCCGACGGTACGCTGATCACCGACGAAAAAGGCCGGATCATCTATGCCAATGCCGCCTATGGCGCGCTGACCGGCGCGCGCAAGGCGACCGAGGTGCAGACGCTGGAAACGCTGCTGTCGCGCCACCGCGAATCCAACGAGGCGCTCTACCGGCTGGTCAACGGCCTGCGCGAGGGCAAGGAAGGCCGGGAGGAATTTCGCCTGCTGCGCGCCGTCGGGCCTGGCAGCAACAGCTCCGGCGCGCATTGGTACCGGCTGAAGGCGCGGCTGCTGCAGCCGGAGGAAAACGGCGGCCAGCCGCTGCAGATCTGGCAGATCACCGACATCACCACGGAGCGCGACGACCAGGAGCGCTTCTTCAAGGAATTGCAGAACGCGATCGATTATCTCGACCACGCGCCGGCCGGCTTCTTTTCCGCCGGCAGGAAGGGCGAGATCTTCTACCTGAATGCGACGCTTGCCGAATGGCTGGGCCTCGACCTCACCAAGTTCGTGCCGGGCTCGATGACGATCGGCGACGTCGTGGCGGGCGAGGGACTGGCGCTGATCCAGTCGGTGCAGGCCGAACCGGGCCTGAAGAAGACCGTGACGCTCGATCTCGACCTGCGCAAGAGCAACGGCCAGAGCCTGCCGGTACAGATCGTCCACAGCGTCACCTCGATGCGCGACGGCGCACCCGGCGAAAGCCGGACGATCGTGCTGGCGCGTGAAAAGGGCGATGCCGGCGGCCAGTCCGCTTCGGCCGCCGCCATGCGCTTCACCCGCTTCTTCAACAATACGCCGATGGCGATCGCCTCGGTCGACGGCAACGGGCGCATCTTGCGAACCAATGCGCCGTTCCTGAAGATGTTCTCCGGCGTCGTCTCTCGCGACGATCTCGAAAAGGCGCCGCATCTTGAAACCATCGTGCAGGAAAGCGACCGGCCACAGCTGGCCGCGGCGCTGGCGGCGGCCAAGGATCGGCAGGGCGACATCGCGCCGCTCGACACCCGCACACCGACCGACGAGGCGCGCTATTTCCGCTTCTATGTCAATGCCGTCATCGACCAGAGCGACGAGGCGCCCGAGGAAGCGGCGATCGTCTATGCCGTCGAGGTGACCGAGCAGAAGGCGCTGGAAGCGCAGATGGCGCAGACGCAGAAGATGAATGCGGTCGGAACGCTCGCCGGTGGCATCGCGCATGATTTCAACAACGTGCTGACGGCTATCCTGCTTTCCTCCGACCATCTGCTGCTGCAGGCGCGGCCGGCCGATGCCAGCTTCGCCGATCTGATAGAGATCAAGCGCAACGCCAACCGCGCCGCAGTGCTGGTGCGCCAGCTGCTCGCCTTCTCACGCAAGCAGACGATGCGGCCCTCGGTGCTGAACCTCACCGATGTCGTCGGCGACCTGCGTATGCTGGTCGATCGGCTGCTATCAGGCACCAATGTCAAGCTCGACGTGCAATATGGCCGCGACCTCTGGCCTGTCAAAACAGACCTTTCGCAGTTCGAGCAGGTGCTGATCAATCTCTGCGTCAATGCGCGCGACGCGATGCCAGAGGGTGGCACGCTGACATTGCGCACCCGAAACCTGACCGCTGCCGAGGTCTCGGCCTTCAATTACTCCTACATGCCGGCCGAGGACATGGTGCTGGTCGAGGTTGCGGATAACGGCACAGGCATCGCACCTGAAATCATGGACAAGATCTTCGAGCCGTTCTTCACCACCAAGGATGTCGGCAAGGGCACCGGTCTTGGCCTCGCCATGGTCTATGGCATCGTCAAACAGTCGGGCGGCTACATCCAGCCGGAATCCGAAGTCGGCAAGGGCACGACCTTCCGCGTCTTCCTGCCGCGCCACATCCCGGAGCCGGCGGTTGCGGCCGAAGCGGGTTCGATCGACGGCGCCATCGCCGGAGCCGAAGTGGTGCCGCTGCCGGTATCGCCGCAGCAGCCCGAGGACCTGACGGGATCGGCCGTCATCCTTCTCGTCGAAGACGAGGAGGCGGTGCGCCGCGGCGGCAAGCGCATGCTGGAAACGCGCGGCTACACCGTCCACGAGGCGGGCTCGGGCGTCGAGGCGCTGGCTATCTTGGAAGAACTCGACGGCAAGGTCGACATCGTCGTCTCCGACGTCGTCATGCCCGAAATGGACGGCCCGACGCTGCTGCGCGAGCTGCGCAAGACCTATCCCGACATGAAGTTCATATTCGTCTCGGGTTATGCCGAAGATGCCTTTGCCCGCAACCTGCCGCCGGAAGCGAAATTTGGCTTCCTGCCGAAGCCGTTTTCGCTGAAACAGCTTGCTGTCGTCGTCAAGGAGACGCTGGACGGGTGA
- a CDS encoding putative FHA domain containing protein (KEGG: rec:RHECIAT_CH0002424 hypothetical protein), giving the protein MLDDVVGAYGSRFLLAAGGVGLALLLLIIVLWVIRSRAPSPFVRGGRNRQPRLQVLDAAAVDARRRLVLVRRDDVEHLIMIGGPSDIVIESRILLAAAEQPESVSGTQQPAEQRPISVARPETPPVSPPRPPVAARVEPAAEPTFSAPVSPEPRPRPEPPAQPPSQPAVAPPVVTSPLPAEPVTAPLSAERDNPLRAVPPQPRPQERPAAPPAAQPAPFHDASSAAEILDAARQRVLPQQRIEPEVSAPPVRDMPAAARAAPGSAEDEAAAQSAAAIRHDFQRVLEEEMSNNLTAERIVPAPANQAPRQAVSQPANLPRRDPELAPITGADTELQKEVARIFGEMSVNRDK; this is encoded by the coding sequence ATGTTGGATGATGTTGTCGGAGCTTATGGCAGCCGTTTCCTGCTTGCCGCCGGTGGCGTCGGTCTGGCGCTTCTCCTGCTCATCATCGTGCTCTGGGTGATCCGCAGCCGGGCGCCCTCGCCCTTCGTGCGCGGCGGCCGCAACCGGCAGCCCCGGCTGCAGGTGCTGGATGCCGCAGCCGTCGATGCCCGTCGCCGGCTGGTGCTGGTGCGCCGCGACGACGTCGAACACCTGATCATGATCGGCGGCCCGAGCGATATCGTCATCGAAAGCCGTATCCTGCTCGCAGCGGCCGAACAGCCGGAAAGCGTCAGCGGCACGCAGCAGCCCGCCGAGCAGCGTCCGATATCGGTCGCGCGGCCGGAAACACCGCCGGTCTCTCCACCACGCCCGCCGGTCGCAGCCCGTGTCGAGCCGGCCGCCGAGCCCACTTTCTCTGCGCCGGTTTCGCCAGAGCCGCGCCCGCGCCCAGAACCACCGGCCCAACCGCCGTCTCAGCCTGCCGTGGCACCGCCGGTGGTCACGAGCCCTCTTCCGGCAGAGCCCGTGACAGCTCCGCTGTCGGCCGAACGCGACAATCCTCTGCGCGCCGTCCCGCCCCAGCCGCGCCCGCAGGAGCGTCCCGCCGCTCCCCCAGCCGCGCAGCCCGCACCGTTTCACGATGCCTCAAGTGCCGCCGAGATCCTCGATGCCGCCCGCCAGCGCGTGCTGCCGCAGCAGCGCATCGAACCCGAGGTCTCCGCCCCGCCTGTCCGGGACATGCCGGCGGCCGCGCGCGCCGCACCAGGTAGCGCCGAAGACGAGGCGGCTGCGCAGTCGGCAGCGGCGATCCGTCATGATTTCCAGCGGGTGCTGGAAGAGGAAATGTCGAACAATCTGACGGCCGAACGCATCGTGCCGGCGCCGGCAAACCAGGCGCCTCGCCAAGCGGTGTCGCAGCCGGCCAACCTGCCACGCCGTGATCCCGAGCTTGCCCCGATCACCGGCGCCGATACCGAGCTGCAGAAGGAAGTCGCCCGCATCTTCGGCGAAATGAGTGTCAATCGCGACAAGTGA
- a CDS encoding protein of unknown function DUF1062 (PFAM: protein of unknown function DUF1062~KEGG: ret:RHE_CH02328 hypothetical protein), giving the protein MCNTLRVRWTIIPKTAPQPWIACGGCGGLRAFQSSGKIRLNANGRKLDAWLIYKCLTCERTWNRPIIERRNVRDIDPAVLDALQSNDPDWIRAETFNLEALRHKSQRVDEFAEFEIAKEIHQKTADWTRLAIELMVPFPTSTRLDRLLASELKVSRSRLQALHNQGMVLTNPHPADVMRRRIKNGTLIVIDLAMQADREQSWKPLASGDPL; this is encoded by the coding sequence ATGTGCAATACGCTTCGGGTCCGATGGACCATTATTCCCAAGACAGCTCCCCAGCCTTGGATTGCATGCGGCGGATGCGGAGGCCTGAGAGCCTTCCAATCCAGCGGCAAGATCCGGCTCAACGCCAACGGTCGCAAGCTCGACGCTTGGCTTATCTACAAATGCCTGACCTGCGAAAGGACATGGAACCGGCCAATCATCGAGCGCCGCAATGTTCGCGACATCGATCCTGCCGTCCTTGACGCGTTACAATCCAACGATCCCGACTGGATCCGGGCAGAAACCTTCAACCTCGAGGCTCTCCGGCACAAGTCGCAGCGTGTGGACGAGTTTGCTGAATTTGAAATCGCAAAGGAGATTCACCAGAAAACTGCAGATTGGACGAGATTGGCAATCGAACTGATGGTCCCGTTTCCAACCAGCACACGGCTTGACCGTCTGCTGGCCTCCGAGTTGAAAGTTTCGCGCTCGCGGCTGCAGGCTCTTCATAATCAAGGCATGGTTCTGACAAATCCTCACCCAGCAGACGTGATGCGGCGGCGAATCAAGAATGGCACCCTTATCGTGATCGACCTCGCCATGCAGGCCGATCGAGAGCAATCGTGGAAACCTCTGGCATCAGGAGATCCGCTGTAA
- a CDS encoding transcriptional regulator, TraR/DksA family (TIGRFAM: RNA polymerase-binding protein DksA~PFAM: zinc finger DksA/TraR C4-type~KEGG: rec:RHECIAT_CH0002426 DnaK suppressor protein), giving the protein MSEKIDLSNYVPSEEEEFMNVNQRAYFRAKLVAWRNDILREARETLDHLAEESANHPDLADRASSETDRAIELRARDRQRKLISKIDAAMQRIDDGTYGYCEETGEPIGLKRLDARPIATLSIEAQERHERREKVYRDE; this is encoded by the coding sequence TTGAGTGAGAAGATCGATCTTAGCAATTACGTTCCCTCGGAAGAGGAAGAGTTCATGAACGTAAACCAGCGCGCCTATTTCAGGGCCAAGCTGGTTGCATGGAGAAATGATATCCTTAGAGAAGCGCGTGAGACACTCGACCATCTGGCCGAGGAAAGCGCAAACCATCCCGACCTCGCCGACCGGGCGTCGTCGGAAACAGATCGGGCGATCGAACTTCGCGCCCGTGATCGGCAGAGAAAGCTGATTTCGAAGATCGACGCGGCAATGCAGCGCATCGACGACGGCACCTACGGCTATTGCGAGGAAACCGGCGAACCGATCGGCCTCAAGCGTCTCGATGCCCGCCCGATCGCGACACTGTCGATCGAGGCGCAGGAGCGTCACGAACGCCGCGAAAAGGTCTATCGCGACGAATGA
- a CDS encoding putative phosphohistidine phosphatase, SixA (PFAM: Phosphoglycerate mutase~KEGG: ret:RHE_CH02330 putative phosphohistidine phosphatase protein), whose protein sequence is MTVPVPPPNRIYLLRHAEAGWAESGQRDFDRPLNEKGFGDAEIIADKAADKGYRPDLLISSTALRCRDTADAVYRAIGLTLEVRYVDALYNATVDTYLEIIDAQDESAVMLVGHNPTMEQTLEALIGHEAMASALPGGFPTAGLAVVDYDASGAVWRLIDFVVV, encoded by the coding sequence ATGACCGTACCCGTGCCTCCGCCCAACCGCATCTATCTCCTGCGTCATGCCGAGGCCGGCTGGGCCGAATCCGGACAGCGCGATTTCGACCGGCCGCTCAATGAAAAGGGCTTCGGCGATGCTGAGATCATCGCCGATAAGGCCGCCGACAAAGGCTACCGTCCCGATCTTCTGATCAGTTCGACGGCGCTGCGCTGCCGCGATACCGCCGATGCGGTCTACCGGGCGATAGGCCTCACGCTTGAGGTTCGTTATGTCGACGCGCTCTACAACGCCACGGTCGACACCTATCTCGAGATCATCGATGCGCAGGACGAATCTGCCGTTATGCTGGTCGGCCACAATCCGACCATGGAGCAGACGCTGGAGGCGCTGATCGGCCATGAGGCGATGGCAAGCGCCCTTCCCGGCGGCTTCCCGACGGCAGGCCTTGCCGTTGTCGATTACGACGCTTCGGGCGCCGTCTGGCGCCTTATCGATTTCGTGGTCGTCTGA
- a CDS encoding protein of unknown function DUF463 YcjX family protein (PFAM: protein of unknown function DUF463 YcjX family protein~KEGG: rec:RHECIAT_CH0002429 hypothetical protein) has translation MPPRLTSFADDARIAFDNLADRASGIVNPTVRLGVTGLSRSGKTVFISSLVHNLLHGGRLPLFEPVQSGRVSAVRLEPQPDDAVPRFQYEDHIRALVKDRIWPDSTRAISELRITLDYQSASGWNRLFSPGRLSIDIVDYPGEWLLDLPLLGKDYRTFSEETLALAETGVRSELSRPWLALTRATDIHAGADEMIARDLATAFADYLKACKADERSLSTLPPGRLLLPGDLDGSPALTFAPLALPPDGRPGRGSLWTMMERRYEAYKSVVVKPFFREHFARLDRQIVLVDALQAMNRGPEAVQDLERALTDVLACFRPGTNSLLSSLLGRRIDRVLVAATKADHLHHESHDRLDALTRRLVDRAIDRIGMAGAGIDVMALASVRATREATVKRDGHELPVIVGTPIEGETIAGERFDGQRKTAIFPGDLPEDPESLFDRIASGETGLQLPDVNVVRFRPPHLEETGGGIKLSVPHIRLDRAMQFLFGDRLA, from the coding sequence TTGCCGCCACGCCTGACATCTTTTGCCGATGACGCCCGCATCGCCTTCGACAATCTCGCCGATCGGGCGAGCGGGATCGTCAATCCGACCGTGCGGCTCGGCGTTACCGGCCTCTCCCGCTCCGGCAAGACGGTCTTCATCTCCTCGCTGGTCCACAATCTCCTACATGGCGGCCGACTGCCGCTGTTCGAGCCGGTCCAATCCGGCCGCGTCTCGGCGGTGCGGCTGGAACCACAACCGGACGATGCCGTGCCGCGCTTCCAGTACGAGGACCATATCCGCGCACTGGTGAAGGACCGTATCTGGCCGGATTCGACCCGCGCCATATCAGAATTGCGCATCACGCTGGATTATCAGAGCGCCAGCGGCTGGAACCGGTTGTTTTCGCCCGGCCGCTTGTCGATCGATATCGTCGATTATCCCGGCGAATGGCTGCTCGACCTGCCGCTGCTCGGCAAGGATTATCGCACGTTCAGCGAGGAAACGTTGGCACTTGCCGAAACGGGCGTCCGCTCCGAACTGTCGCGCCCATGGCTGGCGCTGACGCGCGCCACTGACATCCATGCCGGCGCCGACGAGATGATCGCCCGCGACCTCGCCACCGCTTTTGCCGATTATCTCAAAGCCTGCAAGGCCGACGAACGCTCGCTTTCCACCCTGCCGCCTGGCCGCCTGCTCCTGCCCGGCGATCTCGACGGGTCGCCGGCGTTGACCTTTGCGCCGCTGGCTCTGCCGCCGGACGGGCGTCCCGGCCGCGGCTCGCTCTGGACGATGATGGAGCGGCGCTACGAGGCTTACAAATCGGTCGTCGTCAAACCTTTCTTCCGTGAGCATTTCGCCCGGCTTGATCGCCAGATTGTCCTCGTCGATGCGCTGCAGGCGATGAACCGCGGCCCCGAAGCAGTGCAGGATCTGGAACGCGCGTTGACCGATGTGCTCGCCTGTTTCCGCCCCGGCACCAATTCGCTGCTCTCCTCCCTGCTCGGGCGCCGCATCGACCGCGTGCTGGTCGCCGCCACCAAAGCCGATCATCTCCATCATGAAAGCCACGACCGGCTCGATGCGCTGACCCGCCGCCTGGTGGATCGCGCCATCGACCGCATCGGCATGGCTGGCGCCGGCATCGACGTCATGGCACTTGCTTCCGTGCGCGCCACCCGCGAGGCGACCGTCAAACGTGACGGCCATGAACTTCCGGTCATCGTCGGCACGCCGATAGAGGGCGAAACCATCGCCGGCGAACGCTTCGACGGCCAGAGAAAGACCGCGATCTTCCCCGGTGACCTGCCGGAGGATCCGGAAAGCCTGTTCGACCGCATCGCCTCGGGCGAGACCGGCCTGCAGCTGCCCGATGTTAACGTCGTCAGGTTCCGCCCGCCGCATCTCGAAGAAACCGGCGGCGGCATCAAGCTGTCGGTGCCGCATATCCGCCTCGACCGCGCCATGCAGTTCCTGTTCGGAGACCGTCTCGCATGA